The Natrinema salaciae genome includes a window with the following:
- a CDS encoding PadR family transcriptional regulator, producing MYDDSSRGLESPDTTDVSIVSDQRIEADGGTTWGDLTGFQRDTLEAIARLEHDDEISYGLAIKRLLEPQYGEVNHGRLYSNLDTLVERGLVEKSAFDKRTNEYALTDDAHGLLRQRVERLADTFEIEIGATDGGRNE from the coding sequence ATGTACGACGACAGTTCGCGGGGTCTTGAAAGCCCCGACACGACAGACGTATCGATCGTTTCTGACCAGCGAATCGAGGCCGACGGCGGCACGACGTGGGGTGATCTCACCGGGTTCCAGCGTGACACCCTGGAGGCGATCGCTCGCCTCGAGCACGACGACGAGATCAGTTACGGGCTCGCGATCAAGCGGCTCCTCGAGCCCCAATACGGTGAGGTAAATCACGGACGGCTGTACTCGAACCTCGATACGCTCGTTGAGCGCGGGCTCGTCGAGAAGTCCGCATTCGACAAGCGAACGAACGAGTACGCGCTCACGGACGATGCGCATGGGTTGCTACGCCAGCGCGTCGAGCGGCTCGCAGATACCTT
- a CDS encoding winged helix-turn-helix domain-containing protein: protein MRKPGSWMQNPTDERILEVLGTGLELGPTTIARNIDRHRTGVNRRLSTLVEYGLVKKVDEGYYEITDAGERYLAGELDADDLESAED from the coding sequence ATGAGAAAACCCGGTAGCTGGATGCAGAATCCGACTGACGAGAGGATTCTGGAAGTTCTCGGCACTGGGTTGGAACTGGGCCCGACGACCATTGCGAGAAATATTGATCGTCACAGGACAGGTGTGAATCGGCGGTTGTCGACGTTGGTCGAGTATGGGCTCGTAAAAAAAGTCGATGAAGGGTACTACGAGATCACTGATGCCGGCGAACGATACCTCGCTGGAGAACTCGATGCCGACGATCTCGAGTCGGCCGAGGACTGA
- a CDS encoding Cdc6/Cdc18 family protein, translated as MITNARALRPSHIPSDLYHRDAKIEQLADALRPIADGDMGENVLIFGPSGTGKTTLARFVVRELERETLDFRWGYHNCISGSSKAEVLHGIMRDADLGANLKKLGSPTSAFVDRLRESDKRVVAIVDEVDVLEDDTTLQALYEIPNVTIVAITIGEDDLFAHLDSRVRSRLRSAETITLDRFTHTQLVDILQARIRAGLRPGTISTDAIDYIADVAAGDAREAIGILRSAAKAVSMDSDRSQITTSTVGEIRTAALEEIHLERVEDLGTHKRLLYDIIESAREVSGTQLHETYEQRAHNPKAKSTRRRYLANLEEKYGLIESNGSGRGKVYAVPDF; from the coding sequence ATGATTACGAATGCACGAGCCCTCCGGCCGTCTCATATCCCGAGCGATCTCTATCACCGGGACGCCAAGATTGAGCAGTTGGCTGACGCGCTCCGGCCCATCGCTGACGGAGATATGGGCGAGAACGTTCTCATCTTCGGGCCGAGTGGCACGGGGAAGACGACCCTCGCGAGATTCGTCGTTCGCGAACTCGAGCGCGAGACGCTCGATTTCCGCTGGGGATACCACAACTGTATTTCCGGGTCGTCGAAAGCCGAGGTACTCCACGGGATCATGCGCGATGCGGATCTCGGAGCGAACCTCAAGAAGTTGGGCTCGCCGACGAGCGCGTTCGTCGACCGACTTCGCGAGAGCGACAAGCGCGTCGTCGCGATCGTCGACGAGGTCGACGTCCTCGAGGACGACACAACACTTCAGGCGCTCTATGAGATTCCAAATGTAACGATCGTCGCCATCACGATCGGCGAGGACGACCTTTTCGCACACCTCGATTCTCGCGTTCGGAGTCGACTCCGAAGCGCGGAGACGATCACACTTGACCGGTTTACGCACACGCAGTTGGTCGATATTCTCCAAGCTCGTATCCGTGCCGGACTACGGCCGGGAACGATCTCTACCGACGCAATCGACTACATTGCTGACGTTGCTGCAGGAGATGCTCGCGAGGCGATCGGCATCCTCCGTAGCGCCGCGAAGGCCGTCTCAATGGACAGTGATCGCTCGCAGATCACGACCAGCACCGTCGGCGAGATTCGCACCGCCGCTCTGGAAGAAATCCACCTCGAGCGCGTCGAAGACCTCGGGACGCACAAGCGGTTACTCTACGACATCATCGAATCGGCGAGAGAAGTCTCCGGCACGCAGTTGCACGAGACCTACGAACAGCGCGCGCACAATCCGAAGGCGAAGAGCACCCGTCGACGGTACCTCGCGAACCTCGAGGAGAAGTACGGACTGATCGAATCGAACGGAAGTGGGAGAGGGAAGGTCTACGCCGTCCCCGACTTCTGA